Proteins encoded together in one Mus caroli chromosome 4, CAROLI_EIJ_v1.1, whole genome shotgun sequence window:
- the Xkr8 gene encoding XK-related protein 8, protein MPLSVHHHVALDVVVGLVSILSFLLDLIADLWAVVQYVLLGRYLWAALVLVLLGQASVLLQLFSWLWLTADPTELHHSQLSRPFLALLHLLQLGYLYRCLHGMHQGLSMCYQEVPSECDLAYADFLSLDISMLKLFESFLEATPQLTLVLAIVLQNGQAEYYQWFGISSSFLGISWALLDYHRSLRTCLPSKPRLGRSSSAVYFLWNLLLLGPRICAIALFSAVFPYYVALHFFSLWLVLLFWIWLQGTNFMPGSKGEWLYRVTMALILYFSWFNVSGGRTRGRAVIHLIFILSDSVLLVTTSWVTHGTWLPSGISLLMWVTIGGACFFLGLALRVIYYLWLHPSCSWEPDLVDGTLGLLPPHRPPKLIYNRRATLLAENFFTKAKARAVLTEEVQLNGVL, encoded by the exons ATGCCTCTGTCCGTGCACCACCATGTGGCCTTAGACGTGGTCGTAGGCCTGGTGAGTATCTTGTCTTTCCTGCTGGATCTGATCGCTGACCTGTGGGCCGTTGTCCAGTACGTGCTCCTTGGCCGTTACCTGTGGGCCGCGCTGGTACTGGTCCTGCTGGGCCAAGCTTCGGTGCTGCTGCAGCTCTTCAGCTGGCTCTGGCTGACAGCTGACCCCACCGAGCTGCACCATTCGCAGCTCTCGCGTCCTTTTCTGGCTCTGCTGCACCTGCTGCAGCTCGGCTACCTGTATAG GTGTCTGCATGGAATGCATCAAGGGCTGTCCATGTGCTACCAGGAGGTGCCATCCGAGTGTGACCTGGCCTACGCAGACTTTCTCTCCCTGGACATCAGCATGCTGAAGCTTTTCGAGAGCTTCCTGGAGGCGACGCCACAGCTCACGCTGGTGCTGGCGATTGTGTTGCAGAATGGCCAGGCGGAATACTACCAGT GGTTTGGCATCAGCTCATCCTTTCTTGGCATCTCGTGGGCACTGCTGGACTACCATCGGTCGTTGCGTACCTGTCTTCCCTCCAAGCCACGCCTGGGCCGGAGTTCCTCTGCTGTCTACTTCCTGTGgaacctgctgctgctggggccCAGAATCTGTGCCATCGCCTTGTTCTCAGCTGTCTTCCCCTACTATGTGGCCCTGCATTTCTTCAGTCTATGGCTGGTACTGTTGTTCTGGATCTGGCTTCAAGGCACAAATTTTATGCCTGGCTCCAAAGGTGAGTGGCTATACCGGGTGACAATGGCCCTCATCCTCTATTTCTCCTGGTTCAACGTGTCTGGGGGCCGCACTCGAGGCCGGGCCGTCATCCACCTGATCTTCATCCTCAGTGACAGTGTTCTGCTGGTCACCACCTCCTGGGTGACACACGGCACCTGGCTGCCCAGTGGGATCTCATTGCTGATGTGGGTGACAATAGGAGGAGCCTGCTTCTTCCTGGGACTGGCTTTGCGTGTGATCTACTACCTCTGGCTGCACCCTAGCTGCAGCTGGGAACCTGACCTCGTGGATGGGACCCTAGGACTCCTGCCTCCCCATCGTCCTCCTAAGCTGATTTATAACAGGCGTGCCACCCTGTTAGCAGAGAACTTCTTCACCAAGGCCAAAGCTCGGGCTGTCCTGACAGAGGAGGTGCAGCTGAATGGAGtcctctga